The nucleotide window GGAATTTCCCGTATTTTTCTTCCAATTCTTTTCTGAATTTTGAAGTAGTCAAAGCTTTGTAAAAATCCATTACGAAACTTTGTAAAACAGGACCGTTTTCATCGTAATAGTCATTTTCTTTGTCATAAAATTCATCTACAGTGTCTATGCTGTGACGAACTGAAACAAGAGTAGACATAGTTTCCACGTGATTTCTGAGTTTGATGATTTCGTCCATGTATTTACACTGTTCTTCAACATTTGAAGCATTTGTAAACTTTCCGATCAAACTTCCGAACTGTTCTTTTGTAGTGTCAATATTGACACGCTCATATTTGTAATCATTAAAATTCATAAAATATATACAAAGATGTCTTTTGTAAGGGTGTATCGCCCTTATATTTCCATTATCTGCGACCTTTTTTTGTGTCAACTTCGATAATACGGGAATAAAAAGTATCTTTGTGTCTCCTTTCTGTCATTATTTAACTTCATTATACATAATTTACAGGGATATTACAATGTGAAATTTATGAGTTTTCTTTTAGTCTGTATATTTTGTAAAAAAAAGATTTTTTCTCAATAAGCTCATTAAAAGTACCTTTTTCAACGATACAGCCTTCATTCAATACTATAATCTCATCAAAATTTGTAAGAGTTTCTTCAAATAATCTGTGAGTTACGGAAATCAAAGTAATATTTTTCAAATTCAATAATTCTTTTTCTATCTTTAATGCAGTTTCGTTATCAAGGTTGGAGAGTATTTCATCAGCTACAAGTATATCCGTTTCTCTTATTAATGCTCTTGCTATGGAAATCCGCTGCTTTTCTCCGCCTGAAAGATTTACTCCGTTTTCTCCTACAAAATCGGGATTATCCATTTCTTTTGTAAATTTTTCCAATCCGACTTTTTTCAGAATATTTTCTACTTTTTCTTTGGGATAATCATTGTATAAAGTAACATTATCGAAAATACTTCCCTTAAATAAAAATACATTTTGACTTATGTAGGAATAAAGGCTTAAGATAGAATCTTCGGATAAATCGTTTATATTTGTATTGTCAATGGTTATATTTCCTGATGTTGCCTTTGTTTTTCCCGATAAAAGTTTTAAAATCGTCGATTTTCCCGAACCTGAAAGACCCACGATTGCATATTTTTTGTTTTTTTCAAAAGTGTAGCTGATATTTTTTAAAATTTCTTTATTTTCATAGGAAAAATTTACTGATTTCAGATTTATATTTTCTTTTAAATTTTTACATATTTTATTTACATTTATATTTTTTTCAAAACCTGAAGAAAGATTTTCGATTTTTTCCAATATTTTTGATACCGATTTAAAAGAACTCAGTCTGTCCACAAAAGTATAAACAGGGTTTGTAATATGATTTGTAAGCTGAATGCACACGACCATCGTTCCTAAGGAAATAATCCCTTTTGCAGCGAGATATCCTCCGAGCAGAAATCCGCCCATAAATGTAAGGCTTCCGAGAAATATGGAAACGGCTCTTACAAAATTATAATGTTTTTCGTAAATAGTTCCTGTTTTTACTATATTATCCGCATTATTAAAGAATATATTTTTTACAGTTTCAGTTATGTTAAAAGACTTTATAGTATCAAATCCGTTCAAATATTCGGAAATTCTCGCAGTGTATTCAGATTGGGCATCTGAATATTCCTTTTTGTAGGAACTTAACTTCCTTTCAAAAAATTTAGGCAGGAAAAATGAAATCAGTGTCAATGTTAAAAGAAAAATACCTATCTGATAAGATTTTATAAAAACAGTCATTATAGAAAAAATAAATAAAATTACAGATCTTACTACAAGAACAATACTTTGAAAATAGTCTTTTTCTAAAATTGACATATCATTTGTCAACAAAGAGATTTTGTTCCCCGTTTCCTCTTTAAAAAACTGATTAATACTCATATTCTGAATATCCGAAAAAACTTTGGTTTTTGTATCTCTTACCATTAAATAGATAAATTTTTTCATATAAACCTGATATAACCAGAATATTATAACAACACCTATTGTAAAAATTAAAGTTTTAATAATCAAAAAAGTCATAACGGAAAGATTTCTGGAACTTGCACTGTCTATTATCTGACCGAATAATATTGCCGTATAAATCTCTCCGAATATGTCCAATAATAAAAATACCGATAAAATAAGAATGTCTTTTATATGTTTTTTCCAAACGGTTTTCATATGGATCAGAATCCTTTCGTGTTTAATTCCGAAGCTTTTTCTTCGGCGAGTTTTATGTTTTTAAAGTTTATTTAATAATACCTCATATTGTTGAAATTATCAAGAGATTATTTCGAATAAAGTGTGCTAAGACAATTATACTTTTTGAAATATATAAATATGGCTGTCGTATATCCCGTTAAATTCTATAAAAATTACAAAAATATTGTCTTCATATTTGCATTCGTTGGTGTTTTCAAGGTTAATAATAAATTCATTATAAAAGGGAATAAAGTTTTTAATCAGTTTATCACTTTTTCGATTTATAAAATCAAGAGTTTCTTCCAAAACAGGTCCGATATCTGAAAGATGAAGGAATCGGGAATCTTTTAAAATTTGAAAGAAAGTTTCCCGCAAATGTTGAGTATTTTTAAAAACTTTGTCCAGAAAAAAGATTAATTTATAGTCATTTTTAAGTTTATTTTTAAATCTTCTGCTAAAATAATCATATTTCATGCTTTCTATAAGAAACAGATCAAATTTATTTTTAGAGTGAAGTTTTGAATAATAAATGTTTTTCTTTACATAATCAATACCTTTTAACTGAATATATTTTTTTAAAAATTTCTGAATTTCATAGTAATTTTGTACATTGGTTTCAATTTCTTTCATAAGGATTTGTGCCTGCTCATGAATTTGGATATCAAGTTTATCTTTTGTGAAAAGCCGTAATCCGATAATTTTGCCATTTTCTCTGATTTTGAGTTTTTCATATTGAATTTTAATGTTTTGAATATAATTTATTTCTTTAATTACAGGAATGAGAATATATTTTTCAAAATCATAAAAACGTGAATAATTATTTTCAATTTCCAAAATATTTTTAAGTTCTTCGAGAGAAATATCGAGGAAATTATTTATAATATCTTTTTGAATAAGCATCATAAAAAAATTTCTTTTAACAACACTGTCAAATTGCAGTAAAGAATTAAATTTATAAGTCTTGAAATCGTTAAAATCTTTATTGAAAATATTGAAAAAATCTTCGGAAAAAGAAATAACGAATCTTTCGTCTATAATTTTATAAGAGGAAATAATGTATAAATGTCCTTCGATTTTTACAAAATTGAATTTATTGTATTTATATATAATTTTTTTCTTCATAAAGTTCTCAAAGAAATTTTTTATATTGTTGTCCTGATCAAGTTTTAAAAGAGTATTGAGTTTTTTAAAAGAAAGTTCAATATACGAAATATTGTTTGAAATAATATGTTCTGCAAAAAGCTTGAAAATAATATTTTCATTTTTGCTGAGTTGCTTGTTAAAAGACAGAAATATCTGATTTTTATCAAAAATTTTTTCCATGTACACTTTTCCTTTCTTATACAAAATAAAAATCGCTAACGAAAAAATTGAATGATTTTTAGAAGACCTGCTTTTAATATACCATATAATAAGGAAAAAGGATATACGGAAATTTGAATTTAAAATCTGCTGACGAAAATTCTTAAAAATTTGACATAGAAGAAAATACAGGGGATACTGTAATAACAAAAAACTGAAAGGAGCAATAAGAAAATGGGATTGAATATATTATTAACAAGGATTGACAATAGACTTGTTCACGGGCAGGTAGGCATAACATGGACTAAAAGTACAGGAGCCAATCTGATAGTAGTTGTAGATGATGAAGCTGCAAATGATGATGTACAGCAACAACTGATGAAAATGACTGCGGAAAGTTCGGGAGCGGATATAAGATTTTTTACTGTTGAAAAAACAATATCCGTAATTCATAAGGCTTCGGATCGGCAAAAAATATTTATAGTTTGCAAAACACCTGAAATTGTGAGAAAACTCGTTGACGGAGGAGTTCCTGTAGATAAGCTGAATGTGGGAAATATGCATTCATCGCCGGGAAAAAGACAAATAACAAAAAAAGTATATGTTGATGATAAAGATATGGAAGATTTGAAATATTTAAAAGAAAAAGGAATTGATATTTTTATTCAGGATGTTCCTGATGATACGAAAATACCGATAGATAACTTTATAAATTCATAATAATGACAGGAGGAATGAAAAATGCATCAAATTACTTTGGTTCAGGGATTATTACTGGCAATTATGGCGATCATAGTAGGAGTCGACTTTTATCTGGAAGTGCTTTTCATATTCAGACCTATTATTGTCGGAACATTGTCGGGGATAATTTTGGGAGATATAAAAACGGGAGTTTTGGCTGCAGGTTTGGTAGAATTGGCTTTTGCAGGATTAACTCCTGCAGGGGGAACTCAGCCGCCTAACCCTATTTTAGCGGCAATTATGACAGTAGTGCTGTCTTACACAACAGGAGCTGACGTTAAAACGACGATAGGATTGTCGTTGCCGTTCAGTTTTTTAATGCAGTATATTATTCTGTTTTATTATTCCACATTTTCACTTTTTGTTGCTAAATTTGATAAATATGCAGCTGAAGCCGATATAAAATCATACAGAAAGTTGTCAATGATTACAATATCAATAGTAGCATTATCATACGGAATAATAGTGTTTTTATGTGCTTATATGGCACAGGAGCCTATGAGAATATTGGTAAATTCTATGCCTGAATGGCTTGCTCACGGATTTGAAATAGCGGGAGGAATTTTACCTGCAATAGGATTCGGAATGTTGTTAAAAATAATGTTCAAAATAGAATATTTCCCTTATTTAATAATCGGATTTCTTGTAGCAACTTTTCTGAATTTCTCAAATTTACTTCCTGTAGCATTAATAGGTCTTGCAATAGCAGGATATAAATTTTTTGAAGAAAAACAGAACGAAGAAAAAATGAAAGCATTTAAAATGGTAGAAAGGGAGGAAGAGGAAGATGGAATCTAAAAGAATATTGACTAACGATGATTTGAAAAAACTCGCATTTCATTCGAGTTTACTCCAATCGGCGTTTAATTATGAGAGAATGCAGGGAATAGGGTGGACACATTCAATGCTTCCTGCATTGGAAAAAATTTATAAAAATGACAAAGAAGGTTTGGCAAAAGCAATGGTGGATAATTCCACATTTATAAACACTTCGCCGCCGATTGTTACGTTTTTGATGGGATTGTTATTGTCATTGGAAGAAAAGAAAGAAGACAGAAATCTGATAAACGGATTGAAAGTGGCACTTTTCGGACCTTTGGCAGGAATAGGAGATGCACTTTTCTGGTTTACTATATTGCCTATAGTCGGAGGAATATCGGCATCTATAGCTTCTCAGGGAAGTATAATCGGACCTGTATTGTTTTTTATAGTGTATATTCTGATTTTTTTATCCAGACTTTATACAGTAAAATTAGGTTATCATACAGGAGTTAAGGCTATAAGTACATTAAAAGATGTAACAAGACTCATTACAAAATCTTCGACTATATTGGGAATGACGGTTATAGGCGGACTGATAGCTTCTTATGTTCATATTGAAGTTTTAACTAAAATACCTATAAACAAAGAACATTCCATATCCTTACAGCAGGATTTCTTTGATAAAATAATTCCTAATTTATTGCCTTTGTGTTATACATTTTTAATGTTTTATCTGATGAGATATAAA belongs to Pseudoleptotrichia goodfellowii and includes:
- a CDS encoding ABC transporter ATP-binding protein; protein product: MKTVWKKHIKDILILSVFLLLDIFGEIYTAILFGQIIDSASSRNLSVMTFLIIKTLIFTIGVVIIFWLYQVYMKKFIYLMVRDTKTKVFSDIQNMSINQFFKEETGNKISLLTNDMSILEKDYFQSIVLVVRSVILFIFSIMTVFIKSYQIGIFLLTLTLISFFLPKFFERKLSSYKKEYSDAQSEYTARISEYLNGFDTIKSFNITETVKNIFFNNADNIVKTGTIYEKHYNFVRAVSIFLGSLTFMGGFLLGGYLAAKGIISLGTMVVCIQLTNHITNPVYTFVDRLSSFKSVSKILEKIENLSSGFEKNINVNKICKNLKENINLKSVNFSYENKEILKNISYTFEKNKKYAIVGLSGSGKSTILKLLSGKTKATSGNITIDNTNINDLSEDSILSLYSYISQNVFLFKGSIFDNVTLYNDYPKEKVENILKKVGLEKFTKEMDNPDFVGENGVNLSGGEKQRISIARALIRETDILVADEILSNLDNETALKIEKELLNLKNITLISVTHRLFEETLTNFDEIIVLNEGCIVEKGTFNELIEKKSFFYKIYRLKENS
- a CDS encoding RepB family plasmid replication initiator protein, which encodes MEKIFDKNQIFLSFNKQLSKNENIIFKLFAEHIISNNISYIELSFKKLNTLLKLDQDNNIKNFFENFMKKKIIYKYNKFNFVKIEGHLYIISSYKIIDERFVISFSEDFFNIFNKDFNDFKTYKFNSLLQFDSVVKRNFFMMLIQKDIINNFLDISLEELKNILEIENNYSRFYDFEKYILIPVIKEINYIQNIKIQYEKLKIRENGKIIGLRLFTKDKLDIQIHEQAQILMKEIETNVQNYYEIQKFLKKYIQLKGIDYVKKNIYYSKLHSKNKFDLFLIESMKYDYFSRRFKNKLKNDYKLIFFLDKVFKNTQHLRETFFQILKDSRFLHLSDIGPVLEETLDFINRKSDKLIKNFIPFYNEFIINLENTNECKYEDNIFVIFIEFNGIYDSHIYIFQKV
- the agaB gene encoding PTS galactosamine transporter subunit IIB gives rise to the protein MGLNILLTRIDNRLVHGQVGITWTKSTGANLIVVVDDEAANDDVQQQLMKMTAESSGADIRFFTVEKTISVIHKASDRQKIFIVCKTPEIVRKLVDGGVPVDKLNVGNMHSSPGKRQITKKVYVDDKDMEDLKYLKEKGIDIFIQDVPDDTKIPIDNFINS
- the agaC gene encoding PTS galactosamine transporter subunit IIC encodes the protein MHQITLVQGLLLAIMAIIVGVDFYLEVLFIFRPIIVGTLSGIILGDIKTGVLAAGLVELAFAGLTPAGGTQPPNPILAAIMTVVLSYTTGADVKTTIGLSLPFSFLMQYIILFYYSTFSLFVAKFDKYAAEADIKSYRKLSMITISIVALSYGIIVFLCAYMAQEPMRILVNSMPEWLAHGFEIAGGILPAIGFGMLLKIMFKIEYFPYLIIGFLVATFLNFSNLLPVALIGLAIAGYKFFEEKQNEEKMKAFKMVEREEEEDGI
- the agaD gene encoding PTS galactosamine transporter subunit IID, with the protein product MESKRILTNDDLKKLAFHSSLLQSAFNYERMQGIGWTHSMLPALEKIYKNDKEGLAKAMVDNSTFINTSPPIVTFLMGLLLSLEEKKEDRNLINGLKVALFGPLAGIGDALFWFTILPIVGGISASIASQGSIIGPVLFFIVYILIFLSRLYTVKLGYHTGVKAISTLKDVTRLITKSSTILGMTVIGGLIASYVHIEVLTKIPINKEHSISLQQDFFDKIIPNLLPLCYTFLMFYLMRYKKINPVTLIVITFVLTIVSSFFGIL